Proteins from one Dysgonomonas sp. HDW5A genomic window:
- a CDS encoding bifunctional (p)ppGpp synthetase/guanosine-3',5'-bis(diphosphate) 3'-pyrophosphohydrolase encodes MDKDTKKQDDDLMVENEFNALIDDYLKSNHRRKVEIITKAFHLAKEAHKGARRRSGEPYIMHPLAVARIVCSEIGLGSTSICAALLHDVVEDTDYTVEDIKKIFGDKVAEIVDGLTKISSGMFGDQVSSQAENFRKLLLTMADDIRVILVKIADRLHNMRTLGSMAPAKRHKIAGETMYIYAPLAHRLGLFAIKTELEELSFKYENTDEYNEIVSKLESSFSKRKDIFEHFADPVIQKLDQLGFKYEIRARDKSVYSIWNKMKSKGVPFEEIYDIFAVRIIFDSEPGVDEKKRCWDIYSVITDIYKLRPDRIRDWVSRPKSNGYQALHLTVMGPDGEWVEIQIRSRRMDDIAEKGFAAHWKYKEGKIEEDNELDKWLKTITEILEHPNPNAIDFLDTIKLNLFSQEIFVFTPKGDLRTMAQGSTALDFAYELHTNIGDHCIGAKVNHKLVPLSHKLNSGDQVEILTSKSQTPQPEWLGFITSAKARTKLESTLKKQKKEIAKKGEAIFKEIVGETELSTSTIDKLLDFYKISKKEDFFYALGNKTIVLPANLDKLFNQKDKDNSSNIFMRYMKQAFRVGKKAEADLEQLDTDNLDTIDKKKTYILEEDSFKKNFRIASCCNPIPGDKVFGFITDNNEVQVHGVNCPVGLKLKASFGDKILTLEWGRYAQYSFLSTIIIRGIDRVGMLNDITKVIITDSVNIKSLNIESNDGIFEGKVSLFVHSVTDVQKLCSQILKIEGVQSVNRLS; translated from the coding sequence ATGGATAAAGATACTAAAAAGCAGGACGATGATTTGATGGTCGAAAATGAGTTTAACGCTCTTATTGATGACTATCTTAAAAGTAATCATAGACGAAAAGTCGAGATAATAACGAAAGCTTTTCATCTGGCAAAAGAAGCTCATAAAGGAGCAAGACGTCGATCGGGTGAGCCATATATAATGCATCCGTTGGCTGTGGCGCGTATAGTTTGTAGCGAAATCGGACTGGGGTCTACATCTATTTGTGCAGCACTGCTTCATGATGTGGTAGAAGACACCGATTATACGGTAGAAGATATTAAAAAGATTTTTGGCGATAAAGTAGCCGAAATTGTGGATGGTCTGACCAAAATATCGAGTGGTATGTTTGGAGATCAGGTATCATCCCAAGCCGAAAACTTTAGAAAGCTATTGCTTACAATGGCAGACGATATCAGAGTGATACTTGTAAAGATTGCCGATCGTCTCCATAATATGCGAACATTGGGTTCTATGGCTCCTGCCAAACGCCACAAAATAGCAGGCGAAACAATGTACATATATGCTCCACTCGCTCACCGATTGGGGCTTTTTGCTATAAAAACCGAGTTGGAAGAACTCAGTTTTAAATACGAAAATACCGATGAATACAATGAAATCGTCTCGAAGTTAGAGTCATCATTCAGTAAGAGGAAAGATATCTTCGAACATTTTGCAGATCCGGTTATTCAGAAATTAGATCAACTGGGTTTCAAGTATGAAATAAGAGCAAGAGATAAATCAGTATATTCTATTTGGAATAAGATGAAATCAAAAGGAGTTCCTTTTGAAGAAATCTACGATATTTTTGCTGTTCGTATTATTTTCGATTCCGAACCGGGAGTCGACGAAAAGAAAAGATGTTGGGATATATATTCGGTGATTACGGATATTTACAAGCTTCGTCCCGATCGTATCAGAGATTGGGTGAGTCGTCCCAAATCAAACGGTTACCAAGCTCTGCACCTAACAGTAATGGGGCCTGATGGCGAATGGGTAGAAATCCAGATAAGAAGCCGTAGAATGGACGATATTGCAGAAAAAGGCTTTGCTGCTCACTGGAAATATAAGGAAGGTAAAATCGAAGAAGATAATGAGCTTGATAAATGGCTGAAAACTATTACTGAGATATTGGAACATCCCAATCCCAATGCAATAGATTTCTTGGATACTATCAAATTAAATCTGTTTTCTCAGGAAATATTTGTCTTTACTCCCAAAGGAGATTTGAGGACAATGGCTCAAGGCTCTACAGCATTGGATTTTGCTTATGAGTTACATACCAATATAGGAGATCATTGTATTGGTGCAAAAGTAAATCATAAACTGGTTCCGCTTAGTCACAAACTGAACAGTGGTGATCAGGTTGAGATTTTGACATCCAAATCACAGACTCCACAACCCGAATGGCTTGGTTTTATTACAAGTGCCAAAGCCCGTACTAAACTGGAATCTACTCTCAAAAAGCAAAAGAAAGAGATTGCTAAAAAAGGAGAAGCTATATTTAAAGAAATTGTTGGAGAAACAGAACTTTCGACATCTACTATCGATAAATTACTCGACTTTTATAAAATAAGCAAAAAAGAAGATTTCTTTTATGCACTAGGAAACAAAACAATTGTTCTACCCGCCAATCTCGATAAGCTTTTTAATCAAAAAGACAAGGATAATTCCAGCAATATATTTATGCGATATATGAAGCAGGCCTTCCGAGTAGGTAAGAAGGCTGAGGCTGATTTGGAGCAATTGGATACGGATAATCTGGATACAATAGATAAGAAGAAAACATATATTCTGGAAGAAGATTCTTTTAAGAAGAACTTTAGAATAGCATCGTGTTGTAATCCTATTCCGGGAGATAAAGTTTTTGGTTTTATTACAGATAATAATGAAGTTCAGGTACATGGAGTTAATTGCCCCGTAGGCTTGAAGCTAAAAGCTAGTTTTGGTGATAAAATACTGACTCTTGAATGGGGTAGATATGCACAATACTCGTTTTTATCGACAATAATCATTCGGGGGATCGACCGTGTAGGAATGCTGAATGATATAACCAAAGTTATAATTACAGATTCGGTAAACATCAAAAGTTTGAATATTGAATCGAATGATGGTATCTTTGAGGGAAAGGTCAGTCTTTTTGTGCATAGCGTAACAGATGTACAGAAACTCTGTTCTCAGATTTTAAAGATAGAAGGAGTTCAGTCGGTGAACCGATTGAGTTAA
- a CDS encoding glycosyltransferase family 39 protein yields the protein MTNDDNKRYTIILYGLFLIGSFFFLSLDFYRAFWYDEAYTINLVRQSFGYLWHVTANDVHPPLYYILLKLYTYICGDSVVALRIFSALPMIGIMLLTCTHIRQKFGNKTALSLLVLVILMPVNQYLASEIRMYSFGMFFVLLSALYAYQSYTTFRRSDLIKFTLFSLAAAYTHYYALLGVFYIYLLFFLVVVLKKRDKILPFIGYSVLFVIGYLPWLINLPGQVSQVQDEYWINAPRLKDFVIYFYYPFAQELDLVATQIPLSHFASAFYMLAVFVVLFVYVVISGRKVNFTDKQLSVKRVYASLLFLAFVLTLATAITYSLLSKPVFVTRYMTPILGLLYLGFAIFLASFDWKKTQNKVVLFLMFLILAYFSFNHYSLQYRTNQYNERVQAKIVDFAEERLDDKTAFVYSDTRSFSIAAIPLFFPDSKHYIRIRLTGKYYKKYLENFKSIPIFDFDDIDTTYTKILVVKNIDNDDSFMKVEEDSIEIVKYFDIIDRQDIEGHVVYQLQRKNRN from the coding sequence ATGACAAATGACGACAATAAGCGTTATACAATTATCCTGTATGGGTTATTCCTTATAGGATCTTTTTTCTTTTTATCCCTTGATTTTTATCGGGCTTTTTGGTATGACGAAGCTTATACAATAAATCTTGTACGCCAATCCTTCGGATATTTATGGCATGTAACTGCCAATGATGTACATCCACCCCTTTATTATATTCTGCTAAAACTGTATACCTACATTTGTGGTGATTCGGTAGTAGCCCTGCGTATTTTTTCGGCTTTACCAATGATTGGTATCATGTTGCTTACTTGTACCCATATACGGCAGAAGTTTGGAAATAAGACTGCTTTAAGCTTATTGGTGCTGGTAATTTTAATGCCCGTTAATCAATATTTGGCTTCCGAGATTAGGATGTATTCATTTGGAATGTTTTTTGTCCTTCTGAGTGCTTTGTATGCTTATCAGAGTTATACAACCTTTCGTCGTTCCGATTTAATCAAATTTACACTGTTTTCTCTTGCGGCAGCATATACCCATTACTATGCGTTGTTGGGTGTGTTCTATATTTATCTGTTGTTTTTCCTTGTTGTTGTCTTGAAGAAGAGAGATAAAATACTCCCATTTATCGGTTATTCGGTTCTATTTGTAATCGGCTATTTACCTTGGCTGATTAATTTACCCGGTCAGGTTTCACAGGTTCAGGACGAGTATTGGATTAATGCTCCCCGGTTGAAAGATTTTGTAATCTATTTCTATTATCCATTTGCTCAAGAATTAGATTTGGTTGCAACTCAAATACCTCTTTCACATTTTGCATCTGCATTTTATATGCTTGCTGTTTTTGTAGTTCTATTTGTTTATGTCGTTATTTCCGGAAGAAAGGTAAACTTTACCGATAAGCAATTGTCCGTTAAACGGGTTTACGCTAGCCTCTTGTTTTTAGCTTTCGTACTTACATTAGCTACTGCAATTACATATTCTCTTTTATCGAAGCCTGTATTTGTTACCCGATATATGACACCAATTCTAGGTTTACTTTATCTGGGCTTTGCCATTTTTCTGGCTTCATTCGATTGGAAGAAAACACAGAATAAGGTCGTTCTATTTCTGATGTTCCTTATCCTTGCTTATTTTTCTTTCAATCACTATTCATTGCAATACAGAACGAATCAGTATAATGAACGGGTACAAGCAAAAATAGTAGATTTTGCAGAGGAAAGACTCGATGATAAAACTGCTTTTGTGTATTCCGATACTCGAAGTTTTTCGATAGCAGCCATACCTTTATTCTTTCCCGATTCAAAACATTATATTCGAATACGATTAACAGGTAAGTACTATAAAAAATATTTAGAAAATTTTAAATCTATTCCTATCTTTGATTTTGACGATATTGATACTACTTATACCAAAATTTTGGTAGTAAAGAATATCGATAACGATGATTCTTTTATGAAAGTGGAAGAAGATTCGATTGAAATAGTTAAGTACTTCGATATAATCGACAGACAAGATATTGAAGGGCATGTCGTTTACCAGTTGCAGAGAAAGAATAGAAATTAA
- the ruvB gene encoding Holliday junction branch migration DNA helicase RuvB: MDAFDIHDEKLDGTEREFENALRPLSFNSFSGQDKVVDNLKVFVAAARMRGESLDHTLLHGPPGLGKTTLSNIIANELGVGFKITSGPVLDKPGDLAGLLTSLEPNDVLFIDEIHRLSPIVEEYLYSAMEDYRIDIMIDKGPSARSVQIELNPFTLIGATTRSGLLTSPLRARFGINMHLEYYDNDTLTGIIKRSANILDVPCDDDAAKEIALRSRGTPRISNALLRRVRDFAQVKGSGSIDKEIANYSLEALNIDKYGLDEVDNKILLIIIDKFKGGPVGISTIATALGEDGGTIEEVYEPFLIKEGFMKRTPRGREATELAYKHLGRHKETEQGFLF, translated from the coding sequence ATGGATGCATTCGATATACATGACGAGAAATTAGACGGAACAGAGCGTGAATTTGAAAATGCTTTGAGACCTCTTAGTTTTAATAGCTTTAGTGGTCAGGATAAAGTAGTGGATAATTTGAAGGTATTCGTTGCGGCAGCTCGTATGCGTGGAGAATCTTTAGACCATACCTTACTGCACGGTCCTCCGGGATTGGGTAAGACTACATTATCCAATATTATTGCTAACGAATTGGGAGTGGGTTTTAAAATAACCTCGGGACCTGTTCTCGATAAACCGGGCGATTTAGCCGGCTTGCTCACCTCTTTAGAACCAAATGATGTCCTTTTTATCGATGAAATACATCGCCTTTCGCCTATCGTAGAAGAATATCTATATAGTGCTATGGAAGATTATCGCATTGATATAATGATCGATAAAGGACCAAGTGCACGTTCGGTTCAGATCGAATTGAACCCATTTACGCTGATTGGTGCTACTACACGAAGCGGTTTATTGACAAGTCCTCTGCGTGCCCGATTCGGGATAAATATGCACTTGGAATACTACGATAATGATACTTTAACGGGAATTATCAAACGTTCGGCAAATATATTGGATGTGCCTTGTGATGATGATGCCGCCAAAGAAATAGCATTACGCAGTAGAGGAACACCTCGTATTTCGAATGCACTTTTGAGAAGAGTGAGAGACTTTGCTCAAGTAAAAGGATCGGGAAGTATTGATAAGGAAATAGCCAATTATTCGTTGGAAGCTCTTAATATTGATAAGTATGGTCTTGACGAAGTCGATAATAAAATACTGCTGATTATCATAGATAAGTTTAAAGGAGGTCCGGTTGGTATCTCCACTATTGCCACAGCTTTGGGTGAAGACGGAGGAACAATAGAGGAAGTATATGAACCTTTTCTTATCAAAGAAGGTTTTATGAAACGTACTCCACGAGGCAGAGAGGCTACAGAATTGGCCTATAAACATCTGGGAAGACATAAGGAGACCGAGCAAGGGTTTCTTTTTTGA